In Marinobacter salinisoli, the DNA window GCCGATCAAAATCCCGGAATTCCTCCTCGCTGAAGGCGTTATCCAGTGACAGCATCGGAATGCGGTGAACCACTTCGGCAAAGCTGGTATCACTGCGGCTGCCCACCCGCCGCGTCGGAGAGTCAGTGCTGGCGAGCTCTGGATGCTCTGCCTCCAGCCCCTGTAACTCGCGGAACAAACGATCGTATTCGCTGTCTGGAATGCGCGGGTCGTCAAGCACATAGTAGTGATAATTGTGATCCTCGATGAGGGATCGCAGTTCTTCGACACGCTTTTGAACAGCGGGCGTGGCTTTACTCATGAACCATTACTCTCGCTTGTAAAAAAATGCCCGGAACAATCCGGGCATCCATTCGATATCTGCCGCCGCCTGTCTGATCAGACCCGTTGCGACCGCTGTTTACGCTCAAATTCCCGGATACGCTGGCGGCAATGCTCGACCGTCTGTGGGGTCATCACACTTCGGCGCTCATCCTTCAGTTCGCCGCCGAGATTCCGGACAACACACTGAGCCGTTTCGAGCATGAAATCGAACGCCTGTAAGGCATTGTGAGGGCCTGGCATGCTCATAAAAAAGCTGATCCCGGGGGTAGACAGGGCCGGGATGTCTTTCGGCTTAAAAGTTCCGGGTTCCACGGCGCTGGCAACGCTAAACTGCACCGGGCTTGTGGTATCTGCCGATTCGTGCCGGTGATATATATCCATATCACCGTATTCCAAGCCACAAGCCTCGAACAGTTTCTGCAGGTCAGGGCCTTTGAATTCAGCGTTATCCCGAGCCAGAACATTGATCACAACGACTTCCCGGGCCTCGGGACGGTTGGCACCTGCCAGCGGCCGGCCCTCTTTTGGTTTGGCGGGTTCTCTGCGAGCGGTGTCTTCCTCTACTTCCGTGACGGTGGGAAGCTCTTCCTCGTCCGATGTTTTTGGCTCCGGCTTGGGCACAGGTTGCGGCGTCACCACCCGTGGCTCGCCAAGGATTTCATCATCAGCGACCGGCTCATCGTCCGTAGCCCCCCAGCCCGTATCCGGTTGCTCTAACGACGCGTCCTGACCGGCGACACCGTTGTCCCAGTCTGCCTCGGACTCTGATTCGCCGCGATCTTCCTCTGGCTCCGTTTTACCGACCACCGGACGGGTTGGTTTGGGCTTGGGACTGCCGAAACGATTGGATCGTTCCCGTTTCACATAGCCACGCTCTTCCAGAGTCTCCCTGGAGATGGTGCGAGCGCCCCCGTTCGGCAACTCAGGATTGTAGTCTTCATCCAGAGGCGATTCCTTTAATTCGTCTGCGCCCATTCCGGATGAAATAGCAATTGAGTCCTTGCGCGCCCGGTGAATTCGGCGAATTCCGTCAATAACAATACCGATAATCAAGAGGGCGCCGATGGCAAATAACCATTCCCTAAGTGACATAGTAGAGCTGTCC includes these proteins:
- the zipA gene encoding cell division protein ZipA; translation: MSLREWLFAIGALLIIGIVIDGIRRIHRARKDSIAISSGMGADELKESPLDEDYNPELPNGGARTISRETLEERGYVKRERSNRFGSPKPKPTRPVVGKTEPEEDRGESESEADWDNGVAGQDASLEQPDTGWGATDDEPVADDEILGEPRVVTPQPVPKPEPKTSDEEELPTVTEVEEDTARREPAKPKEGRPLAGANRPEAREVVVINVLARDNAEFKGPDLQKLFEACGLEYGDMDIYHRHESADTTSPVQFSVASAVEPGTFKPKDIPALSTPGISFFMSMPGPHNALQAFDFMLETAQCVVRNLGGELKDERRSVMTPQTVEHCRQRIREFERKQRSQRV